In Candidatus Promineifilum breve, one genomic interval encodes:
- a CDS encoding M20/M25/M40 family metallo-hydrolase gives MNATDPHPSLHDFLQHHLTFYLDLLHQMVALNSFTLNARGVNAVGKLTAELFAPLGFAADFVPSPDFRYGRHLVLSRDGQPGGPTIGLISHLDTVFPSAEEQSNDFTFRIVGDRIYGPGSVDIKGGTVMIYMVLDGLRHFYPAVFEGVTWHILLNAAEEILAPDFGALARERLDGALAALVFEGGDVENGQYQLVTARKGMARYHITVEGRGSHAGAAHDKGANAIVQLADVIRQIAGFTDYSRGLTFNVGTVLGGTVMNRVPHQAAASVEMRAFDTVAFEDGVAQMLALNEFCSVRSADDGYPCRVDVQLEGRWQPWPPNEATFDLLAVWNAAAAELGLGAVARQARGGLSDGNWLWDLLPTIDGLGPEGGNAHSSERSADGSKDQEYALASSFVPKALLNIDAIVRLVAAGGVGAAGA, from the coding sequence ATGAACGCCACCGATCCCCATCCGTCACTTCATGATTTCCTGCAACATCATCTGACCTTCTATCTCGATCTGCTGCACCAGATGGTCGCGCTGAACAGCTTCACGCTCAACGCCCGGGGCGTCAACGCCGTGGGCAAGCTGACGGCCGAGCTATTCGCGCCGCTCGGTTTCGCGGCCGATTTCGTGCCCTCGCCTGATTTTCGCTATGGCCGCCACCTCGTCCTGAGCCGCGACGGGCAACCGGGCGGCCCGACCATCGGCCTCATCTCCCACCTCGATACCGTCTTCCCCTCGGCCGAGGAGCAATCCAACGACTTCACCTTCCGCATCGTCGGCGACCGCATCTACGGCCCCGGCTCGGTCGATATCAAGGGCGGCACGGTGATGATCTACATGGTGCTCGACGGGCTGCGCCACTTCTACCCGGCCGTCTTCGAGGGCGTCACCTGGCATATCTTGCTCAATGCCGCCGAGGAAATCCTGGCCCCCGACTTCGGCGCGCTGGCCCGCGAGCGGCTGGACGGCGCGCTGGCGGCGCTGGTCTTCGAGGGTGGCGACGTGGAAAACGGCCAATACCAACTGGTCACGGCCCGCAAGGGTATGGCCCGCTATCACATCACCGTCGAGGGGCGCGGCTCTCATGCCGGTGCGGCCCACGACAAGGGCGCCAACGCCATCGTGCAACTGGCCGACGTCATCCGCCAGATCGCCGGCTTCACCGACTATAGCCGCGGCCTGACCTTCAACGTGGGCACGGTGCTGGGCGGCACGGTGATGAACCGCGTGCCCCATCAGGCGGCGGCCAGCGTCGAGATGCGCGCCTTCGACACCGTCGCCTTCGAGGACGGCGTGGCCCAAATGCTGGCCCTCAACGAGTTTTGCAGCGTGCGCAGCGCCGATGACGGCTACCCCTGCCGCGTTGATGTGCAACTGGAGGGGCGCTGGCAACCCTGGCCGCCCAACGAGGCCACCTTCGACCTGCTGGCGGTGTGGAACGCGGCGGCGGCCGAACTAGGCCTGGGCGCGGTGGCCCGGCAGGCGCGCGGCGGCCTCAGTGACGGCAACTGGCTGTGGGATCTGCTGCCGACCATCGACGGCCTCGGCCCGGAGGGGGGCAACGCCCACTCCTCGGAGCGCAGCGCCGACGGCAGCAAGGATCAGGAGTACGCGCTGGCCTCGTCGTTCGTGCCCAAGGCGCTGCTGAATATCGACGCCATCGTCCGCCTGGTGGCCGCCGGCGGCGTGGGCGCGGCGGGAGCATAA
- a CDS encoding single-stranded DNA-binding protein, which translates to MYQKIVIVGRLGRDPDMRYMPDGTAVTSMNVATDRRWTDKATGQPTQETTWFRVSVWGRQAETANQYLSKGKMVLIEGHLRPDPQTGSPKMYTRQDGTMGTSFEVTAELVRFLSGREDGGGASGYDDRASSGGGGKPAAQEEDDIPF; encoded by the coding sequence ATGTATCAGAAAATCGTGATTGTGGGACGTCTTGGCCGAGACCCAGACATGAGATACATGCCGGATGGCACGGCCGTGACCAGCATGAATGTCGCCACCGACCGACGATGGACCGACAAGGCCACCGGCCAACCCACGCAAGAAACCACGTGGTTCCGCGTGTCGGTTTGGGGACGACAGGCAGAGACGGCTAATCAGTACCTTAGCAAGGGCAAGATGGTCCTGATTGAGGGACATTTAAGACCCGATCCGCAAACTGGTTCCCCCAAAATGTATACCCGTCAGGACGGGACAATGGGCACATCTTTTGAGGTAACGGCCGAGCTTGTCCGTTTCCTGAGCGGCCGTGAAGATGGCGGCGGCGCCAGCGGCTATGACGACCGCGCTTCTTCCGGCGGCGGCGGCAAGCCCGCGGCCCAGGAAGAAGACGATATTCCCTTCTAG
- a CDS encoding ArsR/SmtB family transcription factor, protein MNVNVMGSTADPVIFAKAMADETRQRVMSLLCCRWLCVGDIVEELGGVGQPTVSHHLAVLREAGLVYVRREGKQVFYSLDQAKVAVCCGQIMRVFAPERVDVGVDKITVNAG, encoded by the coding sequence ATGAACGTCAATGTGATGGGTAGCACGGCCGATCCGGTGATCTTCGCCAAGGCGATGGCCGACGAAACGCGGCAACGGGTGATGAGCCTGCTGTGTTGCCGCTGGCTGTGCGTGGGCGACATCGTCGAGGAACTGGGCGGCGTCGGCCAGCCGACCGTCTCCCACCACCTGGCTGTGCTGCGCGAGGCCGGTCTCGTCTACGTGCGGCGCGAAGGCAAGCAGGTGTTCTACTCGCTCGATCAGGCCAAGGTGGCCGTCTGCTGCGGCCAGATCATGCGCGTGTTCGCCCCGGAGCGTGTGGACGTGGGTGTGGACAAAATTACCGTCAACGCCGGCTAG
- a CDS encoding glycerophosphodiester phosphodiesterase translates to MPDSPWLTATRPLIIGHRGASADAPENTLAAFALALEQNADGIEFDVQLCADGTPVVMHDDTVDRTCDGVGRVADLTLAELRQLTIAKEHTIPTLDEVFATLGRDALYNVELKALGLDDGGLAQAVARCVAAHGLGDRVIVSSFSPFVVRRARQALPAAVPVAHLREHRLMRLAHACVPAQADHPAHGLVDEALMAWARRRGLRVNVWTVDDPHEAARLMGLGVNGIITNRPGALLAQVRRTF, encoded by the coding sequence TTGCCCGATTCACCCTGGCTCACGGCGACCCGCCCGCTCATCATCGGCCACCGCGGGGCCAGCGCCGACGCGCCGGAGAACACGCTGGCCGCCTTCGCCCTGGCCCTGGAGCAGAACGCCGACGGCATCGAGTTCGACGTGCAACTCTGCGCCGACGGCACGCCGGTGGTCATGCACGATGACACGGTCGACCGCACCTGCGACGGCGTGGGGCGCGTGGCCGATCTGACGCTGGCCGAGTTGCGGCAGCTAACCATCGCCAAAGAACACACCATCCCGACCCTCGACGAGGTATTCGCCACGCTCGGCCGCGACGCGCTCTATAACGTCGAATTGAAGGCGCTGGGCCTCGACGATGGAGGGCTGGCCCAGGCCGTGGCCCGGTGCGTGGCCGCCCACGGCCTGGGCGACCGGGTGATCGTCTCGTCCTTCAGTCCATTCGTCGTGCGGCGGGCGCGGCAGGCGCTGCCGGCGGCCGTGCCCGTGGCCCATTTGCGCGAGCACCGGCTCATGCGCCTGGCCCATGCCTGCGTGCCGGCGCAGGCCGACCACCCTGCCCACGGGCTGGTCGATGAGGCCCTCATGGCCTGGGCGCGGCGGCGCGGGCTGCGGGTCAACGTGTGGACGGTGGACGACCCACATGAGGCGGCGCGGCTGATGGGGTTGGGCGTCAATGGGATTATTACCAACCGGCCGGGGGCTCTCCTGGCCCAGGTGCGTCGCACTTTCTGA
- a CDS encoding diacylglycerol/lipid kinase family protein, whose protein sequence is MRVKVILNPYANRWGAKSRADETAAAFRAAGVDCDLTITTTAGQGTPEAEAAAHSGDYDAIIAAGGDGTINEVINGLLRAAGDGPTQPFGILPLGTANDFNLMAGLPGSIAAAVAVIAAGHTRQIDAGQVNDRYFINNSAAAMEPMVTLENIKMKRLSGEIRYVVALLRALAKLKPWQMRLTWDGGGYDGPAYLLSVCNSPRTGGFMMAPGAVLDDGQLDMVFAPQVSKGTVISILLKLMRGEHVHHPAVTFRRVTAIDLTSTPGTPLHSDGEIFAEAAERVSYRVLPGKVTLLTP, encoded by the coding sequence ATGCGCGTCAAGGTAATCCTCAACCCCTACGCCAACCGCTGGGGCGCCAAATCGCGGGCCGACGAGACGGCCGCCGCCTTTCGCGCCGCCGGCGTCGATTGTGACCTGACCATCACCACCACGGCCGGGCAGGGCACGCCCGAAGCCGAGGCCGCGGCCCACAGCGGCGACTACGACGCGATCATTGCCGCCGGGGGGGACGGGACGATCAACGAGGTCATCAACGGTCTGCTGCGCGCCGCCGGCGACGGCCCGACGCAGCCGTTCGGTATCCTGCCGCTGGGCACGGCCAATGACTTCAATCTGATGGCCGGGCTGCCGGGGAGCATCGCCGCCGCTGTGGCCGTCATCGCCGCCGGGCACACGCGCCAAATTGACGCGGGGCAGGTGAACGACCGCTACTTCATCAACAACAGCGCCGCGGCGATGGAGCCGATGGTGACGCTGGAGAATATCAAGATGAAGCGGCTGTCGGGCGAGATTCGCTACGTGGTGGCCCTGCTGCGAGCCTTGGCCAAGCTGAAGCCGTGGCAGATGCGCCTGACGTGGGACGGCGGCGGCTACGACGGCCCGGCCTACCTGCTGTCGGTGTGCAACAGCCCGCGCACCGGCGGCTTTATGATGGCCCCTGGCGCGGTGCTCGATGACGGCCAACTGGATATGGTCTTCGCGCCGCAGGTGTCGAAGGGCACGGTCATCTCGATCCTGCTCAAGCTGATGCGCGGCGAACACGTCCACCACCCGGCGGTCACCTTTCGCCGCGTGACGGCCATCGACCTGACCAGCACACCGGGCACGCCGCTGCATAGCGACGGCGAGATCTTCGCCGAAGCGGCCGAGCGCGTGAGCTACCGCGTATTGCCGGGCAAGGTGACGTTGTTGACGCCGTGA
- a CDS encoding M20 family metallopeptidase — MDWEQLQADCLDFAQRLIRTPSMPGAEAAIAAVIADELRRLGYDEVWGDARGNVYGRVFGHDRSLPALALNTHLDHVDPGDPALWPSPPFAAVVQDGRLVGRGACDIKGPLAVQVYSAAGLLRAGERPRRDVVFCGVVEEEVGGAGALYWAEHLDYPVELVILGEPSSNTLAVGHRGIVQFWLTFHGRSAHASAPERADNPNYALAAFLERLQGAVGELGVHPVLGPTTVAPTIVKVDTTSTNVIPAWTRVLLDVRTAAESVDSLRVFIDRLAGPSAHTLSYEDGMEPTTMAPSSAPIAGFYTPPDSPLVARARAALGRGMGREVELTRYRFATDGRHLALYGIPVLGFAPGDEEMAHTAGECIRLDQMAEALRGHVQLLREF, encoded by the coding sequence GTGGACTGGGAACAGCTACAAGCCGACTGCCTGGACTTTGCCCAACGCCTGATCCGCACGCCGAGTATGCCCGGCGCCGAGGCGGCCATCGCCGCCGTCATCGCCGACGAATTGCGCCGGTTGGGCTACGACGAAGTGTGGGGCGACGCCCGCGGCAACGTCTACGGCCGCGTGTTCGGCCACGACCGTAGCCTGCCGGCGCTGGCCCTCAATACCCACCTCGACCACGTCGATCCCGGCGATCCGGCGCTGTGGCCGTCGCCGCCGTTCGCCGCCGTGGTGCAAGACGGCCGCCTGGTCGGCCGCGGCGCGTGTGACATCAAGGGGCCGCTGGCGGTGCAGGTCTACAGCGCCGCCGGGCTGCTGCGGGCCGGGGAGCGCCCACGTCGCGACGTGGTGTTCTGCGGTGTGGTCGAGGAAGAGGTCGGCGGCGCGGGGGCGCTCTATTGGGCCGAACATCTCGATTATCCGGTGGAACTGGTCATCCTGGGGGAGCCGTCATCCAATACGCTGGCCGTGGGCCATCGCGGCATCGTCCAGTTCTGGCTGACGTTCCACGGCCGCTCGGCCCACGCCAGCGCCCCGGAGCGCGCCGACAACCCCAACTATGCCCTGGCGGCGTTCCTGGAGCGGCTGCAAGGGGCGGTGGGCGAACTGGGCGTCCATCCGGTGCTCGGCCCCACGACCGTGGCCCCGACCATCGTCAAGGTCGATACGACCAGCACCAACGTCATCCCGGCCTGGACGCGGGTGCTGCTCGATGTTCGCACCGCGGCCGAGAGCGTCGATAGCCTGCGCGTCTTCATCGACCGGCTGGCCGGGCCGAGCGCCCATACGCTGAGCTACGAAGACGGCATGGAGCCGACGACGATGGCCCCCTCGTCCGCGCCCATCGCCGGCTTCTATACCCCGCCCGATAGCCCGCTGGTGGCGCGGGCGCGGGCGGCGCTGGGGCGGGGGATGGGGCGCGAGGTCGAGCTGACGCGCTACCGCTTCGCCACCGACGGCCGCCATCTGGCGCTGTATGGCATCCCCGTCCTCGGCTTCGCCCCCGGCGACGAAGAGATGGCCCACACCGCCGGCGAATGCATCCGCCTCGACCAGATGGCCGAGGCTTTGCGCGGCCATGTGCAGCTCCTGCGCGAGTTCTGA
- a CDS encoding metal-dependent transcriptional regulator → MPQIDTLDRGQSQQRDSLSHQAIEDYVKTIYTLAQEESPVSTSRIAAARGVKPASATSMIQRLAKLKLVNYEKHYGVTLTETGTKLALEVIRHHRLLELFLMEALGFRWDEVHEQADILEHVISEKLEERIAAALNNPVFDPHGDPIPALDGSMAVLDTTALSDVSPGGQARVARIPDDSNSELLRYLAGLGLVPGALVHVTAVAPFQGPLTIRVDDAPQVIGRNLAELILVELVV, encoded by the coding sequence ATGCCCCAGATCGATACGCTCGACCGCGGCCAATCACAACAGCGCGACAGCCTGAGCCACCAGGCCATCGAGGATTACGTCAAAACGATCTACACCCTGGCCCAGGAAGAAAGCCCGGTGTCCACGTCGCGCATCGCCGCCGCGCGTGGGGTGAAGCCCGCCTCGGCCACCAGCATGATCCAACGCCTGGCCAAGCTGAAGCTGGTCAACTACGAGAAGCATTACGGCGTGACGCTGACCGAGACGGGCACAAAGCTGGCCCTGGAGGTCATCCGCCACCACCGGCTGCTGGAGCTATTCCTGATGGAGGCCCTCGGCTTTCGCTGGGACGAGGTGCACGAGCAGGCCGACATCCTGGAGCACGTCATCAGTGAAAAGCTGGAGGAGCGCATCGCCGCCGCGCTCAACAACCCCGTCTTCGACCCCCACGGCGACCCCATCCCGGCCCTCGATGGCTCGATGGCCGTGCTGGACACGACAGCGCTGTCCGACGTGTCGCCCGGCGGCCAGGCACGGGTGGCGCGCATCCCCGACGACTCCAACAGCGAACTGCTGCGCTATCTGGCCGGACTGGGTCTCGTGCCGGGGGCGCTCGTCCACGTCACGGCCGTGGCCCCCTTCCAAGGCCCGCTGACCATCCGGGTCGACGATGCCCCCCAGGTCATCGGCCGCAATCTGGCGGAGTTGATCCTGGTGGAGTTGGTTGTGTAG
- the arsM gene encoding arsenite methyltransferase, producing the protein MTPEKEQIHEAVRERYGRLAEAGGDAGCCSSDSDCCGATVDVSLDALYGNLYSADTSWLPQEVTGLSLGCGDPITLAGLRPGQTVLDLGSGGGIDAFMAARQVGPGGHVIGVDMTPEMLAKAERNKAAVGLSNVEFRHGFIEALPVADDSVDVILSNCVINLSPDKAAVFREAYRVLRPGGRVAVSDMMTRGQFTAEERADRSAWAGCVSGAEDVAAYAAAMRAAGFVDVSIVDKAEPGVELAGLPAESGPARLFSARVTGRVAGGE; encoded by the coding sequence ATGACCCCGGAGAAAGAACAGATTCACGAAGCAGTGCGCGAGCGGTACGGCCGTCTGGCCGAGGCGGGCGGTGACGCCGGTTGTTGCTCCAGCGACAGCGATTGTTGCGGCGCGACGGTTGACGTCTCGCTCGATGCGCTCTATGGCAACCTGTATAGCGCCGACACGAGCTGGCTGCCGCAGGAGGTGACCGGCCTGTCGCTGGGTTGCGGCGACCCGATTACCCTCGCCGGGCTGCGGCCGGGGCAGACGGTGCTCGACCTCGGCTCCGGCGGCGGCATCGATGCCTTCATGGCCGCGCGGCAGGTGGGGCCGGGCGGCCACGTCATCGGCGTGGACATGACGCCGGAGATGCTGGCCAAGGCTGAGCGCAACAAGGCCGCCGTGGGACTATCCAACGTCGAATTTCGCCACGGCTTCATCGAGGCCTTGCCCGTGGCCGATGACTCGGTGGACGTGATTCTGTCCAACTGCGTCATCAATCTCAGCCCCGACAAGGCGGCCGTCTTCCGCGAGGCCTATCGCGTGTTGCGACCGGGCGGGCGCGTGGCCGTGTCGGATATGATGACGCGCGGGCAATTCACCGCCGAGGAGCGGGCCGACCGTTCGGCCTGGGCCGGCTGCGTCAGCGGGGCCGAGGACGTAGCGGCCTATGCCGCGGCCATGCGCGCCGCGGGCTTCGTGGACGTGTCGATTGTGGATAAGGCTGAGCCGGGGGTGGAACTGGCCGGCCTGCCGGCCGAGAGCGGCCCGGCGCGTCTGTTCAGCGCGCGGGTGACGGGGCGGGTGGCGGGTGGCGAATAG